The following are from one region of the Magallana gigas chromosome 4, xbMagGiga1.1, whole genome shotgun sequence genome:
- the LOC117683261 gene encoding neurocalcin: MGQRQSKLAPRTLAELRNQTNFSVEELHEWYKEFKASWPKGFLTEDEFKGVYSNIFPLGDATEFARHVFRVFDQNKDGLLDFREFMCGFSVVLLGSLEEKLKFSFNIYDIDGNGFISRNEMSAILSALNKGNFSCGLSQDDPEEKTASIFNKMDSDCDDNLSVEEFIEGAKKDPFIVKSLNLD, translated from the exons ATGGGACAAAGACAAAGCAAACTCGCTCCGAGGACCCTTGCGGAATTAAGGAACCAGACAAACTTCTCAGTGGAGGAACTTCATGAATGGTACAAAGAGTTCAAAGCTAGCTGGCCAAAGGGCTTTTTGACAGAAGACGAGTTCAAGGGAGTGTATTCTAACATATTTCCGCTAGGGGACGCAACAGAGTTTGCCAGACATGTATTCCGTGTGTTCGATCAGAATAAGGACGGCCTGTTGGATTTCCGAGAGTTTATGTGTGGATTTAGTGTTGTATTACTAGGGAGTTTGGAGGAAAAGCTGAAGTTCAGTTTCAATATATACGATATTGACGGAAATGGATTTATTTCACGGAACGAAATGTCTGCGATTCTCTCT gCTTTAAACAAAGGCAATTTCTCCTGTGGACTTTCCCAAGATGACCCAGAGGAGAAGACGGCTTCCATATTCAATAAGATGGACAGCGACTGTGACGATAACCTGTCTGTGGAGGAGTTCATAGAGGGCGCGAAGAAGGATCCCTTCATCGTCAAATCACTGAACCTTGACTGA